The following proteins come from a genomic window of Megalopta genalis isolate 19385.01 chromosome 18, iyMegGena1_principal, whole genome shotgun sequence:
- the cGlr1 gene encoding cGAS-like receptor 1 gives MDNPNLLKNDKPLQLVESMFIRLAQEDVKEANKMLQEVINDLVDKMRMKNSLFEKAYNKVVFCGSFYKGTKISEPNEFDINIVLNLRKYIIHPNDMKLDFIEPGFVGIQIIDHLDAPVSPRYILTEGEKRQLRGIIDNNNYLDPHKFRSWFEGIISGFISEIPLTYSKSYKFVKTKKSGPAFTLVFKNYDYQRVFSIDIVPVLTFDTRCVIGRTINSEYTNKEWFAVSISQKISSLPLWRQSYVYQENEILSLNGRIKQTIRLMKKLRDTQKWTSIASYFIETVFLNKLPDIKEIVNTTSTTWLFYVMLKEMHRCFKQHTIKYFWDDKYNLLSRIKKAEMSNITGRLQYIIKQIELYIRSDPFIVAKLILNQQEFELLMEECNRKEFENMSIKDDDQGQNDGWRFATCVVRLEEMNDPKLRKYLKDDRPLQLVERMFITLQMEEVKEANALLAEIINNLVDRMRKKNSLFEKAYNKVVFCGSFYKGTKISEPNEFDINIVLNLHNVLHNDIQLDFIEPGFVRIRIIGSVSSRYILTEGEKRQLRGIIDNNNYLDPHKFRSWFEGIISGFISEIPLTYSKSYKFVKTKKSGPAFTLVFKNYDYQREFSIDIVPVLTFDTKCVIGRTINSEYTSKEWFAVSVAPISQKTPRPVISSLPLWRQSYVYQENEILSLNGRIKQTIRLMKKLRDTQKWTSIASYFIETVFLNKLPDIKEIVNTTSTTWLFYVMLKEMHRCFQQHTIKYFWDDEYNLLSRIKKAEMINITGRLQYIIKQIERYIPSDPFIVAKLILGQQEFELLMEEYYRKEFENMNINDDDQARNRWICNIL, from the exons ATGGATAATCCCAACTTACTGAAAAATGATAAACCGTTACAACTGGTAGAAAGCATGTTCATAAGACTTGCACAGGAGGATGTGAAGGAAGCCAACAAAATGTTGCAGGAG GTAATCAATGATTTGGTAGACAAAATGCGGATGAAGAATTCTTTATTTGAGAAAGCATACAACAAAGTTGTTTTTTGTGGTAGTTTTTACAAGGGTACGAAAATAAGTGAACCAAACGAATTTGATATAAATATTGTGTTAAACTTACGTAAATATATTATCCACCCTAATGATATGAAG CTTGATTTTATTGAACCAGGATTTGTCggaattcaaataattgatcatttGGACGCTCCAGTTTCGCCAAGGTACATCTTGACAGAAGGAGAAAAAAG ACAATTAAGAGGaattatagataataataattatctcGATCCACACAAATTTCGTTCCTGGTTCGAAGGTATTATAAGTGGCTTTATCAGTGAGATACCATTGACATATAGTAAATCCTACAAATTCGTTAAAACAAAAAAATCTGGTCCTGCATTTACACTAGTATTTAAAAATTACGATTATCAAAGAGTATTTTCAATTGATATAGTTCCTGTATTAACTTTTGATACAAGATGTGTTATTGGTCGTACTATAAACTCTGAG TATACCAATAAAGAATGGTTTGCAGTATCAATAAGTCAAAAGATTTCATCACTGCCTCTATGGAGACAATCTTACGTTTATCAAGAAAATGAAATTCTTTCTCTAAATGGTCGTATAAAACAAACTATACGTCTGATGAAG AAATTAAGAGATACGCAAAAGTGGACTAGCATAGCAAGCTACtttatagaaacagtatttttaaataagTTACCAGATATCAAGGAGATAGTAAATACAACGTCTACAACATGGCTTTTTTATGTG ATGTTGAAGGAAATGCATCGTTGTTTTAAACAACACACAATAAAATACTTTTGGGatgataaatataatttgttatcgAGAATTAAAAAAGCTGAGATGAGTAATATAACAGGACGTTTGCAATACATTATAAAGCAAATTGAACTATATATACGGTCCGATCCATTTATAGTAGCTAAATTAATTT TGAATCAACAAGAATTTGAATTGTTGATGGAAGAATGTAATAGAAAAGAGTTTGAAAATATGAGTATTAAGG ACGACGACCAAGGACAAAATGATGGATGGAGAt TCGCTACA TGCGTTGTTCGGCTAGAAGAG atGAATGATCCGAAATTGCGAAAATATCTGAAGGATGATAGACCGTTACAATTGGTAGAGAGAATGTTCATAACACTTCAAATGGAGGAAGTAAAGGAAGCCAACGCACTTTTGGCCGAG ATAATCAATAATTTGGTAGACAGAATGCGGAAGAAGAATTCTTTATTTGAGAAAGCATACAACAAAGTTGTTTTTTGTGGTAGTTTTTACAAGGGAACTAAAATAAGCGAACCAAACGAATTTGATATAAATATTGTGTTAAACTTACATAATGTTCTCCACAATGACATACAG CTTGATTTTATTGAACCAGGGTTTGTCAGAATTCGAATAATTGGTTCAGTTTCCTCGAGATACATCTTGACAGAAGGAGAAAAAAG ACAATTAAGAGGaattatagataataataattatctcGATCCACACAAATTTCGTTCCTGGTTCGAAGGTATTATAAGTGGCTTTATCAGTGAGATACCATTGACATATAGTAAATCCTACAAATTCGTTAAAACAAAAAAATCTGGTCCTGCATTTACACTAGTATTTAAAAATTACGATTATCAAAGAGAATTTTCAATTGATATAGTTCCTGTATTAACTTTTGATACAAAATGTGTTATTGGTCGTACTATAAACTCTGAG TATACCAGTAAAGAATGGTTTGCAGTATCAGTGGCCCCAATAAGTCAAAAGACTCCTCGTCCTGTAATTTCATCACTGCCTCTATGGAGACAATCTTACGTTTATCAAGAAAATGAAATTCTTTCTCTAAATGGTCGTATAAAACAAACTATACGTCTGATGAAG AAATTAAGAGATACGCAAAAGTGGACTAGCATAGCAAGCTACtttatagaaacagtatttttaaataagTTACCAGATATCAAGGAGATAGTAAATACAACGTCTACAACATGGCTTTTTTATGTG ATGTTGAAGGAAATGCATCGTTGTTTTCAACAACACACAATAAAATACTTTTGGGATGATGAATATAATTTGTTATCGAGAATTAAAAAAGCTGAGATGATTAATATAACAGGACGTTTGCAATACATTATAAAGCAAATTGAACGATATATACCGTCCGATCCATTTATAGTAGCTAAATTAATTT TGGGTCAACAAGAATTTGAATTATTGATGGAAGAATATTATAGAAAAGAGTttgaaaatatgaatattaatg ACGACGATCAAGCACGAAATAGAtggatatgtaatatattataa
- the Hsc20 gene encoding iron-sulfur cluster co-chaperone protein HscB-like protein, mitochondrial: MQRKMFPGGILVTVAKRSNNLLFNLLKQQQTLHSYYFKKKCLFFFAPTNTLQYSSDSSLKCWNCNFIYKSKLFCSKCNTLQEPPENLSYFDLMDIPESYDVTVTEIQSKYKELQKLLHPDKFGTKSEKEKQLSENLSSLINSAYSTLSNPLHRGLYMLKLNNITISEGTYSMDPEFLMEIMERNERIEGALNNHTKIKELAKENEIILNSLSMNIAKAFQEKDLKKAKAHLIRMKYYDSINNRFKKLKHDLGIVE; the protein is encoded by the exons ATGCAACGGAAAATGTTCCCTGGAGGAATACTTGTAACAGTTGCAAAACGAAGTAACAATCTGTTGTTCAACTTATTAAAGCAACAGCAAACTTTACattcatattattttaaaaagaaatgtcttttcttttttgccCCAACAAATACATTACAATATTCGAGTGACAGCTCGTTAAAATGTTGGAATTGCAATTTTATTTACAAGTCCAAGCTATTTTGTTCAAAATGCAATACACTACAAGAACCACCTGAAAATTTATCTTATTTTGACTTAATGGACATCCCCGAAAGTTACGATGTAACAGTAACAGAAATTCAAAGCAAGTATAAAGAACTTCAAAAATTATTGCACCCTGATAAATTTGGCACGAAGTCAGAG AAAGAAAAGCAGCTGTCTGAAAACCTGTCATCGTTAATAAATAGTGCTTATAGTACATTATCAAACCCTTTGCACAGAGGACTATatatgttaaaattaaataacattACAATATCAGAAGGGACATATAGTATGGATCCAGAATTTTTAATGGAAATTATGGAGAGGAATGAAAGGATAGAGGGTGCGCTAAATAATCACACAAAAATAAAAGAACTCGCTAAAGAGaatgaaataatattaaatagcttGTCAAT gAACATTGCAAAAGCATTTCAAGAGAAAGATTTGAAAAAAGCAAAAGCTCATCTTATACGAATGAAATACTATGATAGTATTAATaacagatttaaaaaattgaaacacGATTTAGGCATAGTAGagtaa
- the LOC117228548 gene encoding FIGNL1-interacting regulator of recombination and mitosis, with the protein MDSESSFASLLEDSFSDNETVDEATDYSSKIKDALEDFSQRFDVELLQQALQVCLSSCPDNSLEVKIFQETFPIAQRLLSQALERIGELINSDGGGALDNVKRQLSISHDLLTVWEKSIERASKIQKISAINLRFLLEDASTIIKLIFEHCRASTKLYGTLFEGVSEKLTNLFRKAKTILNLFLATLEGVIVFDTDAESETELLVKVIDRIGSLVSIAHALDLKTFVETSKMFGKLAVTYQHVVKRGDPTNITLHLEQLAKDVTSMLLWLQNSLGNADEKKIKVAGHSLKILDRLLAAYYSNISNETLLCVIELIIQMHRCNPACLRRCQISDKMIELINAHITRSTEPFLNTVFKHSDFKQIFFECKHRTNFDKLGYHLLIISIMKKLVSMPYEQHCEWTLGAESIIDVALTSIWDIQEDICAGDVKLPSSHDIGEQPRLATLYETTHVLICGLISQISPDGFYAVELILLKHLLSDRLWSALLSSDIWCFIGRISSSELCVNHVKYLLKVYTSLTERGNSLELVILENLIGRLYSLLSEESRHSIITELDDLESRSWCAVASFLPTKTRSFLQKRLTCALKEIPEAFLKLQRQPTVQNWNRIATLLFFIGKLNYTGEKNTADVFSQMWNCISSTIEILEDRQVDIVSEFTRKLIEATQPENIQDDIFHTLLEAMLTSLLCSPSHVRATASHYLKDNVNKFGNCGPKTANALTELNCRLLEDNNPWVRQEALESFDYIAHMCPNEDLVTKMATAITRKPSLGESLPAYLSSTPYYELLDFSDVRLYLQHVAKNSVNVCHICCRYEESQRDEKLARMETESSDGSEGQFSSNPSSHVLDEEANRICDELNDILRNTADIADNTLRRLRLVCAKLLDLTESSK; encoded by the exons ATGGACAGCGAAAGTTCATTTGCCTCTTTGCTTGAAGACTCGTTCTCCGACAACGAAACGGTTGATGAAGCTACCGATTACTCGTCGAAGATAAAA GATGCATTGGAAGATTTTAGCCAGCGTTTCGACGTGGAACTCCTGCAACAGGCACTGCAAGTATGCTTGTCCTCTTGTCCGGACAATTCATTGGAAGTGAAAATATTCCAAGAAACATTTCCCATCGCGCAGCGTCTATTGTCTCAG GCGCTCGAACGAATCGGTGAATTGATAAACTCGGACGGAGGAGGTGCTTTGGATAATGTAAAGCGACAGTTGTCCATTTCTCATGACCTGTTAACTGTGTGGGAAAAGTCCATCGAACGAGCTTCGAAAATTCAGAAAATATCTGCGATCAATCTAAGATTTTTATTGGAGGACGCATCTACTATAATTAAACTGATCTTCGAACACTGTCGTGCGAG CACGAAATTGTACGGAACTTTGTTCGAGGGCGTATCGGAAAAATTAACGAATCTCTTTCGTAAGGCGAAAACGATCTTGAACCTATTCCTGGCCACTTTGGAAGGTGTAATCGTTTTCGACACGGATGCGGAATCGGAAACGGAGCTGCTAGTAAAAG TGATTGACAGAATCGGGTCTCTGGTCAGCATCGCGCATGCATTGGATCTGAAGACGTTCGTTGAAACGTCGAAAATGTTCGGTAAGCTGGCAGTTACCTACCAACATGTTGTGAAACGGGGGGATCCAACAAACATCACGTTGCATCTCGAACAGTTAGCGAAAGACGTGACGTCGATGCTTTTGTGGCTTCAG AATTCTCTTggcaatgcagacgaaaagaaGATAAAGGTAGCTGGTCATTCGTTAAAGATTTTGGACAGACTGCTCGCAGCCTATTATTCCAATATAAGCAACGAAACCCTTCTGTGCGTGATCGAGCTTATCATACAAATGCATAG ATGTAATCCTGCCTGTTTGAGAAGGTGCCAGATCTCTGATAAAATGATCGAGTTAATAAATGCTCACATCACAAGGAGCACGGAGCCATTTTTGAACACCGTTTTCAAACACTCCGATTTCAAGCAG ATCTTCTTCGAGTGCAAACATCGAACGAACTTCGACAAGCTCGGTTACCATTTgttaattattagtattatgaAGAAATTAGTGAGCATGCCGTATGAACAGCACTGTGAATGGACGCTGGGCGCGGAGTCGATCATCGATGTCGCGTTAACAAGCATTTGGGACA TACAGGAAGATATTTGTGCGGGAGACGTAAAGTTGCCAAGCAGCCACGATATTGGAGAACAACCAAGATTGGCCACGTTGTACGAAACCACCCATGTCCTAATTTGTGGTTTAATCAGCCAGATCTCTCCGGATGGTTTCTATGCTGTCGAGCTAATTTTATTGAAGCATTTGTTGAGCGATCGACTTTGGagtgctcttctcagctcggaCATCTGGTGTTTCATAGGACG AATCAGTTCTTCGGAACTGTGCGTGAATCACgtgaaatatttattgaaaGTTTACACGTCGTTAACGGAACGAGGCAACAGCCTCGAACTTGTCATTTTGGAGAACTTGATCGGAAGATTGTACAGTTTGCTCTCGGAAGAGTCGAGGCACTCTATCATAACGGAGCTCGACGATCTCGAGAGCCGATCCTGGTGTGCTGTCGCGAGCTTTTTGCCAACGAAAACGAGATCGTTTCTGCAGAAACGTCTGACCTGCGCGCTTAAAGAAATCCCCGAGGCTTTTCTGAAACTTCAACGGCAGCCCACGGTGCAAAATTGGAATCGTATC GCGACGCTGCTGTTTTTCATTGGGAAACTTAATTATACCGGAGAGAAGAACACCGCGGACGTATTTTCGCAGATGTGGAACTGCATTTCGAGCACGATCGAGATTTTGGAAGACAGGCAAGTGGACATAGTGTCGGAATTCACGCGGAAACTGATCGAAGCCACGCAGCCGGAAAATATTCAAGATGACATATTCCACACG CTTCTGGAAGCAATGTTAACGTCGCTTCTGTGTTCGCCGTCGCACGTCAGAGCGACCGCGTCGCATTACCTGAAGGACAACGTGAACAAGTTCGGTAATTGCGGTCCGAAGACCGCGAATGCACTGACAGAATTGAATTGCCGTCTTCTGGAAGACAACAATCCGTGGGTACGGCAGGAAGCTTTGGAATCGTTCGATTATATCGCTCACATGTGCCCGAACGAGGATCTGGTTACCAAAATGGCGACAGCCATTACCAGGAAGCCATCGCTGGGCGAGTCTCTTCCAGCTTATCTCTCCAGCACGCCTTATTACGAGCTCCTCGACTTTTCGGACGTGCGGCTTTACTTGCAACACGTGGCTAAAAATTCGGTGAACGTTTGCCACATTTGCTGTCGATACGAGGAGTCGCAAAGGGACGAGAAGCTCGCTCGAATGGAAACCGAGTCGAGCGACGGTTCCGAGGGTCAGTTCTCATCGAATCCGTCGTCGCATGTCCTGGACGAAGAAGCGAACAGGATATGCGACGAGTTGAATGACATTTTAAGAAACACCGCCGATATCGCTGACAACACGTTACGAAGATTGCGACTCGTCTGTGCGAAGCTTTTAGACTTGACCGAATcgtcgaaatga